A region from the Oceanidesulfovibrio marinus genome encodes:
- a CDS encoding UDP-N-acetylmuramoyl-L-alanyl-D-glutamate--2,6-diaminopimelate ligase, with translation MKAMFEELIEKVSRGLIVRTHSGRVQPGEAFLALPSTGGKSGLDFVDQAIERGATWVVTGESGADMASTDTDGVYWVVVDDVRAALGRLATAHFNTRILPFPLVGVTGTNGKTTVCHLLEHLFRATGRYTGLLGTIRERWPGEDRPAELTTQGCWELHECMAAMIDAGVEAAFMEVSSHALDQNRVAGLQFACAVLTNLTQDHLDYHKDMESYGQAKAILFENLPEADKYSVLNWDDEFGRTLLPRVVNPVGYGMGEMPETILRNDGWGLAGSLVKSSIDGMVLAVECMGGPYDGDGFNLQTGLVGAYNAHNLLAAMAAGLSLGLHPDDLSALADFHGVPGRLERVAASSGLNIFVDYAHTPDALDNVLREMRPLTEGKLVTVFGCGGDRDRTKRPLMAQAACKYSDIVVLTSDNPRTEDPQAILDDVNAGMAGCAESVTEVDRRKAIGIALDLVRPGDALLVAGKGHEDYQIIGREKRPFSDQAVIREYLEGEIA, from the coding sequence ATGAAGGCAATGTTTGAGGAATTGATCGAGAAGGTCTCGCGGGGTCTGATCGTGCGGACCCACTCCGGCCGGGTGCAGCCGGGCGAGGCGTTTCTCGCGCTACCGTCCACCGGCGGCAAGTCCGGACTGGACTTTGTGGATCAGGCCATCGAACGCGGCGCGACCTGGGTGGTCACCGGGGAGTCGGGAGCGGATATGGCTTCCACCGACACCGACGGCGTGTATTGGGTTGTGGTGGACGACGTTCGCGCAGCCCTTGGCCGGCTCGCCACGGCGCACTTCAATACGCGCATCCTGCCGTTCCCGCTGGTCGGCGTGACCGGCACCAACGGCAAGACCACGGTCTGCCATCTTCTGGAGCACCTGTTCCGCGCCACAGGCCGCTACACCGGTCTGCTGGGCACCATTCGCGAGCGCTGGCCCGGCGAGGATCGGCCGGCCGAGCTCACCACGCAGGGCTGCTGGGAGCTGCACGAGTGCATGGCCGCGATGATCGACGCCGGCGTGGAGGCTGCGTTCATGGAGGTTTCCTCCCATGCCCTGGACCAGAACCGCGTGGCCGGTCTGCAGTTCGCCTGCGCCGTGCTCACCAACCTGACCCAGGACCACCTGGACTACCACAAGGACATGGAGTCCTACGGCCAAGCCAAGGCCATCCTTTTCGAGAATCTGCCCGAGGCGGACAAGTACTCCGTGCTCAACTGGGACGACGAGTTCGGCCGCACCCTGCTGCCGCGGGTGGTGAACCCGGTGGGCTACGGCATGGGCGAGATGCCGGAGACCATCCTGCGCAACGACGGCTGGGGGCTGGCCGGATCGCTGGTCAAATCCTCCATCGACGGCATGGTCCTGGCCGTGGAGTGCATGGGCGGCCCGTATGACGGCGACGGGTTCAACCTGCAGACCGGGCTCGTGGGCGCGTACAACGCCCACAACCTGCTGGCGGCCATGGCCGCCGGGCTGAGCCTGGGCCTGCACCCGGACGACCTCAGCGCGCTGGCCGACTTCCACGGCGTGCCCGGCAGGCTGGAGCGCGTGGCTGCTTCCAGCGGGCTGAACATCTTTGTGGACTATGCGCACACCCCGGACGCCCTGGACAACGTGCTGCGCGAGATGCGGCCCCTGACCGAGGGCAAGCTGGTCACCGTGTTCGGCTGTGGCGGCGACCGCGACCGCACCAAGCGCCCGCTCATGGCCCAGGCCGCCTGCAAGTACAGCGACATCGTGGTGCTCACGTCAGACAACCCGCGCACCGAAGATCCCCAGGCTATCCTGGACGACGTCAACGCCGGCATGGCCGGTTGCGCCGAGTCCGTTACCGAGGTGGACCGCCGCAAGGCCATTGGCATCGCCCTGGACCTGGTGCGGCCTGGCGACGCCTTGCTCGTGGCCGGCAAGGGGCACGAGGACTATCAGATCATCGGCCGCGAGAAGCGGCCCTTCAGCGACCAGGCCGTGATCCGCGAGTATTTGGAGGGCGAGATCGCATGA